From Medicago truncatula cultivar Jemalong A17 chromosome 7, MtrunA17r5.0-ANR, whole genome shotgun sequence, a single genomic window includes:
- the LOC11424135 gene encoding uncharacterized protein isoform X2, which produces MAECVTSPFCVKLHMQQKRPFTHSPFPHQTTNFKTIRRKYFRNECEFFHFLTLQKFKPSVFGVADLKITHRLRAFPLNCIGIGALVDSDGGTASNLVPVANQVLLMGSILLTYMAGVIPVDKSYTRDQKNNSVKNALRDSSDISVQQKDQVESNYVLDVVREKLLNSLNALEKEAYAGDIILQSAKRPLSLKAVAEGPKLRLLWAAFLQVEEEVNNMSSVSSSVGMDDPVKVFSEVIQRSCHSICATWLEKEFFLVKGNTHQEFVSMMLEGVKGDNVIVQNITRSGKKDLYSELLWYLTYGLVRDDCCYDSRIFATHGVSILEDLVMALADGVASLYLEFISVDSDVSSKTNSLEVSFCALSTRELQKLRNEVALNQWLYHNMDTVVSMYEDRFDLCTLESQPIDLPDSSQTDKQSWWKNLTQQRSKTMSHELYCIAINHFSMPIKRTKELRALTGWRYYFSLLLELSDITMPIVRTVINKASEAISFFLVSLIGRSLGLIYTGIRQSLKWK; this is translated from the exons ATGGCGGAATGTGTAACTTCCCCATTCTGTGTTAAGCTGCATATGCAGCAGAAAAGGCCTTTTACACATTCACCCTTCCCTCACCAAACTACCAATTTCAAGACTATTCGAAG AAAGTATTTCAGAAATGAATGTGAATTTTTTCATTTCCTTACACTGCAAAAATTCAAGCCGAGTGTATTTGGGGTTGCAGATTTAAAAATTACTCACCGTCTTCGGGCATTCCCTTTAAATTGCATTGGCATAGGAGCTTTGGTTGACTCTGATGGTGGAACAGCATCTAATTTGGTGCCAGTTGCTAATCAGGTTCTTTTGATGGGAAGTATATTGCTCACTTATATGGCTGGAGTAATTCCTGTTGACAAATCTTATACCCGTGATCAAAAGAACAATTCTGTAAAAAATGCATTACGTGACAGCTCAGACATTTCTG TGCAGCAAAAGGATCAAGTTGAGTCAAATTATGTATTAGATGTGGTGAGAGAAAAACTTTTGAATTCTCTAAATGCATTAGAGAAAGAGGCTTATGCGGGGGACATCATCCTTCAATCTGCAAAAAGACCCTTGAGTTTAAAAGCTGTTGCCGAGGGTCCAAAGTTAAGGTTACTTTGGGCTGCTTTTCTACAAGTTGAGGAAGAG GTTAATAATATGTCAAGCGTTTCGAGTTCTGTTGGTATGGATGATCCAGTCAAAGTTTTTTCTGAAGTAATACAAAGATCATGTCATTCTATCTGTGCTACATGGCTGGAGAAGGAGTTTTTCCTTGTAAAAGGCAACACTCACCAG GAATTTGTTTCTATGATGCTTGAAGGAGTGAAAGGGGATAATGTTATTGTACAGAACATTACAAGGTCTGGCAAGAAAGATCTGTATTCAGAATTACTTTGGTATCTTACTTATGGTTTGGTCAG GGATGATTGCTGTTATGATTCCCGTATATTTGCTACCCATGGTGTTTCCATTTTAGAAGATTTAGTTATGGCTCTGGCAGATGGGGTTGCAAGCCTCTATCTGGAGTTTATTTCTGTTGATAGTGATGTGTCAAGTAAAACAAATAGCTTGGAGGTGTCATTCTGTGCTTTGTCCACCAGAGAACTCCAAAAATTACGTAATGAG GTGGCTTTGAACCAGTGGTTGTACCACAACATGGACACAGTTGTGTCAATGTATGAGGATCGCTTTGACTTGTGTACACTTGAGAGCCAACCCATTGATTTACCGGACAGCAGTCAGACTGACAAACAAAGTTGGTGGAAGAATCTTACCCAGCAACGTTCAAAAACCATGTCACATGAGTTATATTGTATTGCGATAAACCATTTCTCAATGCCCATAAAACGGACAAAGGAATTAAGAGCCCTTACAGGATG GAGGTATTACTTCAGCCTTCTTCTTGAGCTATCTGACATCACCATGCCGATTGTTAGAACAGTTATTAATAAAGCAAGTGAAGCTATCTCATTCTTTTTGGTTAGCTTGATTGGCAGGTCTTTAGGACTCATTTATACAGGCATTAGGCAGTCCCTCAAATGGAAGTGA
- the LOC11424135 gene encoding uncharacterized protein isoform X1 → MAECVTSPFCVKLHMQQKRPFTHSPFPHQTTNFKTIRRKYFRNECEFFHFLTLQKFKPSVFGVADLKITHRLRAFPLNCIGIGALVDSDGGTASNLVPVANQVLLMGSILLTYMAGVIPVDKSYTRDQKNNSVKNALRDSSDISGSAVQQKDQVESNYVLDVVREKLLNSLNALEKEAYAGDIILQSAKRPLSLKAVAEGPKLRLLWAAFLQVEEEVNNMSSVSSSVGMDDPVKVFSEVIQRSCHSICATWLEKEFFLVKGNTHQEFVSMMLEGVKGDNVIVQNITRSGKKDLYSELLWYLTYGLVRDDCCYDSRIFATHGVSILEDLVMALADGVASLYLEFISVDSDVSSKTNSLEVSFCALSTRELQKLRNEVALNQWLYHNMDTVVSMYEDRFDLCTLESQPIDLPDSSQTDKQSWWKNLTQQRSKTMSHELYCIAINHFSMPIKRTKELRALTGWRYYFSLLLELSDITMPIVRTVINKASEAISFFLVSLIGRSLGLIYTGIRQSLKWK, encoded by the exons ATGGCGGAATGTGTAACTTCCCCATTCTGTGTTAAGCTGCATATGCAGCAGAAAAGGCCTTTTACACATTCACCCTTCCCTCACCAAACTACCAATTTCAAGACTATTCGAAG AAAGTATTTCAGAAATGAATGTGAATTTTTTCATTTCCTTACACTGCAAAAATTCAAGCCGAGTGTATTTGGGGTTGCAGATTTAAAAATTACTCACCGTCTTCGGGCATTCCCTTTAAATTGCATTGGCATAGGAGCTTTGGTTGACTCTGATGGTGGAACAGCATCTAATTTGGTGCCAGTTGCTAATCAGGTTCTTTTGATGGGAAGTATATTGCTCACTTATATGGCTGGAGTAATTCCTGTTGACAAATCTTATACCCGTGATCAAAAGAACAATTCTGTAAAAAATGCATTACGTGACAGCTCAGACATTTCTGGTAG TGCAGTGCAGCAAAAGGATCAAGTTGAGTCAAATTATGTATTAGATGTGGTGAGAGAAAAACTTTTGAATTCTCTAAATGCATTAGAGAAAGAGGCTTATGCGGGGGACATCATCCTTCAATCTGCAAAAAGACCCTTGAGTTTAAAAGCTGTTGCCGAGGGTCCAAAGTTAAGGTTACTTTGGGCTGCTTTTCTACAAGTTGAGGAAGAG GTTAATAATATGTCAAGCGTTTCGAGTTCTGTTGGTATGGATGATCCAGTCAAAGTTTTTTCTGAAGTAATACAAAGATCATGTCATTCTATCTGTGCTACATGGCTGGAGAAGGAGTTTTTCCTTGTAAAAGGCAACACTCACCAG GAATTTGTTTCTATGATGCTTGAAGGAGTGAAAGGGGATAATGTTATTGTACAGAACATTACAAGGTCTGGCAAGAAAGATCTGTATTCAGAATTACTTTGGTATCTTACTTATGGTTTGGTCAG GGATGATTGCTGTTATGATTCCCGTATATTTGCTACCCATGGTGTTTCCATTTTAGAAGATTTAGTTATGGCTCTGGCAGATGGGGTTGCAAGCCTCTATCTGGAGTTTATTTCTGTTGATAGTGATGTGTCAAGTAAAACAAATAGCTTGGAGGTGTCATTCTGTGCTTTGTCCACCAGAGAACTCCAAAAATTACGTAATGAG GTGGCTTTGAACCAGTGGTTGTACCACAACATGGACACAGTTGTGTCAATGTATGAGGATCGCTTTGACTTGTGTACACTTGAGAGCCAACCCATTGATTTACCGGACAGCAGTCAGACTGACAAACAAAGTTGGTGGAAGAATCTTACCCAGCAACGTTCAAAAACCATGTCACATGAGTTATATTGTATTGCGATAAACCATTTCTCAATGCCCATAAAACGGACAAAGGAATTAAGAGCCCTTACAGGATG GAGGTATTACTTCAGCCTTCTTCTTGAGCTATCTGACATCACCATGCCGATTGTTAGAACAGTTATTAATAAAGCAAGTGAAGCTATCTCATTCTTTTTGGTTAGCTTGATTGGCAGGTCTTTAGGACTCATTTATACAGGCATTAGGCAGTCCCTCAAATGGAAGTGA